The segment ATTCGCTTTCTAGCTTGGGATCCACACAGTTTAGCAATTCATTTTGACCATAGGAATTCCATACATAATCCACTAAGCTGTTTTCGTCCATAATTCCCTTTGATCTTCTCCCACAAACGACTTCAATTACTACCATACCGAAGCTATAAACATCAGATTCCGGCGTTGATTTCCCGGTGAAGCCTACTTCTGGAGCCAAATATCCTGGAGTTCCTGCTAACATGGTTGTCACCGAGTCATCATTCTGGAGCAACCTTGCTAGCCCAAAATCACCTAGATGAGCATTGAATTCCTCATCCAACATAACATTGTTAGGCTTAACGTCTCGGTGAACGACGGGGTTACTGCTGTCTTCGTGGAGATAAAGCAATGCCGATGCTAATCCTGTTAATATCTTGAATCTAGTATCCCAATCGAGAAATTTCTTGCCAAAATAACGATCAAGGCTCCCGTTCGGCATGTACTCGTAGACCAAGAGGTGATGTTCACCTTCATGGCACCACCCTTGGAGTTGCACTATGTTTTTGTGCCTTAGCCGCCCTATGGTACATATTTCCGCAAAGTACTCCTTCTCACCTGTTACGTGCACGTTAAGAAACCATGAAAAGTTCACAAAACTTGTTACTAATGAAATAACAAATCATGTTCTATAATTTCTGATGTATTGCTAAGTAGAAGAAACCTTGTTTTGAAGTTGCTGAAATCTTCTTAACAGCTACGATTGTTGGGGGATCATCTTTTAAGGTTCCTTTGTAAACACTTCCAAATCCACCAGTTCCAAGCAGATTTTCCTTACTGAAATTATGAGTAGCCTTTGCAAGCATCTTGTGGGTGAACATTTTCGGCACGTTTGCCGCAGTTCTCGATCGGATTTCGATATCAACTTTCTTCTTAACCATCTCCTTTTTCCTTTTTACAAGTCTTCGAAATGATGGGAGAAAGCATATTAATACAATCAATAATCCCATGATGAGAGGAACAACGATCAACAAAATAGTTTTCATCTTAAAGTATTTGGAGCCATGGTTGTTGAGATCCGGCAATGGAATTGTTGAGAAAGTCCAATCAAGGACATGATGGCTTTCTGGGACTCGGCCAGTTGCTGCAGTGAAGCCGACAAAGACACTGCTTGGAACTGTGTCTTCCATCTCAATAGAGTGGTTAAGTACTCTCACTAACATGTCCCCAGAGTATGCCATAGATATCTCCAGCAGCTTTTTCCAACCGTGATAATCGATTCTAACCTTGATGTTTCTTCCACTTTTAAGATCAATACCTGTAGCGTTAAGGCTTTCAGCAGCAACTGGGTTAATTATACTTATTGTGTCGATACCAATGTGGTTTGCATCTGGATCCCATTCATTCTTGTAAGTATCCAACTCCACAGCTAACTGCTGAAC is part of the Gossypium arboreum isolate Shixiya-1 chromosome 5, ASM2569848v2, whole genome shotgun sequence genome and harbors:
- the LOC108473177 gene encoding L-type lectin-domain containing receptor kinase IX.1-like; translation: MLLLLFLYAFLDQASSTSLIDPHTFSFPSFDPNSCINGSLICMGSVTAGNGYLSLTPEPNNNSTSPLEKVGRVLFHQQVVAWPASFSTTFTIRISPFPNSNVSGDGMAFIFAQDNASSPPSSTGSYLGIMDPSTQGGVVQQLAVELDTYKNEWDPDANHIGIDTISIINPVAAESLNATGIDLKSGRNIKVRIDYHGWKKLLEISMAYSGDMLVRVLNHSIEMEDTVPSSVFVGFTAATGRVPESHHVLDWTFSTIPLPDLNNHGSKYFKMKTILLIVVPLIMGLLIVLICFLPSFRRLVKRKKEMVKKKVDIEIRSRTAANVPKMFTHKMLAKATHNFSKENLLGTGGFGSVYKGTLKDDPPTIVAVKKISATSKQGEKEYFAEICTIGRLRHKNIVQLQGWCHEGEHHLLVYEYMPNGSLDRYFGKKFLDWDTRFKILTGLASALLYLHEDSSNPVVHRDVKPNNVMLDEEFNAHLGDFGLARLLQNDDSVTTMLAGTPGYLAPEVGFTGKSTPESDVYSFGMVVIEVVCGRRSKGIMDENSLVDYVWNSYGQNELLNCVDPKLESEFDEEQVKRTLIVGLACLHPDSTQRPKIRKVVQIFLNPDEPLMDLPESRPSAVYITVSSSGSTTTTNIESKSAPQLPSLDSSKADDVVLQCDF